From the Deltaproteobacteria bacterium genome, the window AGAGGAAGTCCGTCGGCCAGCCGGCCCAACGGCCATGGCGGTCGATCACATCGCGCTTCGTCAATTCGGTGTAAAAGAGAAACATACGCACGTACGCACGTTACAACGTTGGCCACTCGACCACCGGTTCATACACGGCCTCATACAACCGTCGATCGCAGCGCTGCAAGAAATGTTCGATCTCCGTTTCACTTTTTTCTCCCTTCCGCCACGTCCGCCGCAATTGTCGCCACTGCACCACGGCCTCGTGTTCGCGCGACATCCCGGTCGGATCGCCGGCCAGGCACGGCGCGGTCTCTGGCGCGCGGAGAAAATCCAATACCGTTCGTTCCACTAATCGCCGAAAATGCCGCACGCGTTCCTCCCGGAGCGACCAACGCGACCGATGCGCATAGGCTTGCAACCCGTGACGCAACTGCTGGAGACGATGCATCACTAAAATCGTCGCGAAAATGCGCTTGCTGGTACGAAACGAAAAAAGCGTCTTACGTAACACGCGCTCCAGCAGTCGATCGAATTCGCGAAAGTCTCCCTGCACCAACGCCGGAATCACGGCCCACGTCTCGCGCGATACCGACAAGTCGAAGCGCATCTCCCAATAGGTATGGCCGAGTAACCGCGCCTTGAAACTGCGAACGATCTTGTACGGAATGTAATACCCGTGCGCCACCACATCCGCCGCCAAATGAACGAGATAGCCATACACTGCCGCGCGCAGCCGATCCGTGCCGGCCTCGCTCAACAATAACTTCCCCATGCCCCACTGATGGCAGTGAAACAGATAGCCCGCGCGCTTCTTGGAGAGAAAAATATCGGGACTCACCGCACCGTAAATGAAGTCATGCGGATACCGCCGCAACAGCCGCGCCACCACCGGCGCCGCCAACGCGATGTGCCCCAAACACCACTGCGCCAATTCGAGATGCATCCCCGGCCCCCACGCAAACGCCGGCGCGGACCAAACAAGACACGCGAAGAGGAAGCACCACCATGTGTACATGCAGCACCTATTATCATTCCACACCCGTTGAGACCAGCAGACTCAGCAGGGAATTATTACCTCTTGATTTTAGGAGATGCATCTCCTAAAATCAGACTCAAATGTTAACCCGCGAATTTACTAAACCTTTACAGCACCGACTCTTGGAGCCCGCCCCGTTGCTGCAAGTGTTGCTGGGGCCTCGCCAAGTGGGAAAGACCACCGCCGCCCGATATATCTATGACCACTGGTCGGGACCGAAATTGATGATCTCGGCCGATGAGCCGAGTCCACCGACGCCGGAATGGATCACGACCCACTGGCAACAGATTGCCAGACAAGGCCCCGGGGGATTGTTTATCATCGATGAAGTCCAAAAAGTGCCGGGCTGGAGCGAACGGATCAAGGCACTCTTCGATCCGGTACGCGGCACCGGACAACTCAAGGTCTTGCTGCTCGGCTCTTCCAGCCTCTTCCTCCAACGAGGACTCCGCGAGAGTCTGGCCGGTCGCTTCGAACTCATCCAGGCCCCGCACTGGAGCTATCGCGAATGCCGCGACGCCTTCGGTTGGGACCTTGACACGTATCTCCGTTTCGGCGCCTATCCCTCTTCGGCACCATACATTCAGGATGAAGCGCGGTGGCGCGCGTACATCCTGCACAGCATCATCGAACCCGTGATCGGCCGCGATCTCTTAGGCCTCGCGCCCGTGACTCAACCCGCGCTCTTCCGCCAGGCCTTTGAATTGGCTGTCCATTACCCGGCCCAAGTCGTCAGCCTGCAAAAACTCCTCGGCCAACTGCAAGATCGCGGCAATGTCACCACCGTCAAACATTATTTGGCGCTGCTCGAGCAGGCGTACTTGATCCGTTGTCTCCAAAAATATTCCGGATCGATGATCCGCAGTCGCAGCTCCAGCCCCAAGATCGTGGTCCTGAACCCGGCCCTCACCCATGCCTATCAGGCGCAGGCCCGACTCGCACACGATCCGACCTGGAACGGGCTGATGTTCGAATCGATGATCGGCGCCCATCTCGCACAACGTGTCGCCGGGACGCTCTATTACTGGCGCGACGGACAGGATGAAGTGGACTACGTAGTCGTCACTCCCCAAGCAACGCTGGCGATCGAGATCAAATCCGGACATCACAAGAAGACGACACGCGGCTTGCAAACGTTTGCCCGTCGCTATCCGGACGTCCTTTGCCAAACTTGGGATTACGCTCGCTGTCTGGAATTTCTGGAAACAGACCAATGGCTCCGCAGGTGATGCATCTTGACCCGGCCCCCGAGACCCTTTACAGCACGGCCATGTCCGATACCCCGACAGCGACCGATGTATGGCGTGAAGTGGACCGCTATCTGCGCTATTGTGAAATCACCGAGTGCACGCTTATCCCGAAACCGGCACCCGCCGCCGCGCCGGCAACGACCGCGACGCCGATGGTGGTCGGCACTCCGCCACCGGCTGAGACACCGGCACGCGCCCCAACCGAAGATCCCACGGCACGACTCGCCGCGATCCGCGCCGAACTCGGCGATTGCCGCCGCTGCCGCCTCTGCGAAGGTCGCACCAAGCTCGTCTTCGGCGTCGGCAATCCGTTCGCCACGCTCGCGTTCGTCGGCGAAGGACCGGGAGCCGACGAAGACCGCCAAGGCGAACCGTTCGTCGGCCGCGCCGGACAGCTGCTCAACAAGATCATCGAGGCGATGCATCTGCAACGCACCGACGTCTGGATCGGCAACGTCGTCAAATGCCGTCCGCCGCAAAATCGCGCGCCGCTCCCCGACGAAGCCGCGACGTGTCTCCCCTTCCTCCGCGCCCAGCTCGCAGCGATCCGGCCGCAGATCATCGTCTGCCTGGGGAGTATCGCAACGCGCTACGTGCTCGGCGACGAACATCTCCAGATCAGCAAAGTTCGCGGGCATTTCATGCCATGGAACGGCATGACCGTGATGCCGACCTACCACCCCGCCTTCCTGCTCCGAAATCCCGCGATGAAAAAACCGGTCTGGGAAGACATGCAAAAAGTGATGGAAGCATTGCACGCCCAATCAACATGATTGCTGCCAGCCAAAACTGGCAAGATCACACCCAGCTGGTAAGATCACACCCAGACTGATCATCGGCAGCCTTTTCAAACGACCGATTATTCAACTATTTTTACGCTCCGCCCTGGCACAGCCCATGCAACTCTAGCAACTCGCATGTCTCGACATACTCGCCGTCTCAGTGTGGGGCTCGGCGTCTGGCTGGCCACTGCTGCGGTATTCAGCCTCGGATGCGGTGCCGGACTCGCCCCCACCGGCACCGGCTCCACGCCAGTGCCGATCGAACTCCCCGCCAATTTTCTCTTTCCAGGCGAGCTCGGGATTTCCGTCAACGACGTCCGTGCCGGCACCGCTCTGTCCATGCGGCCACAGAAATCGCTCGCCGGCGACACTGCCACGGCAAAGGCGTTGTCACTCGTTGAGACCGCACAAATCCGGCTCGACCAAATCCTCGGGTTCCTGATGGAGATTGCGGTCACGACCAGCGATACGACCACCAGCGCCTCCGGCCTCTTGAGCGACGGCACCGCGTGGTATATTGATTTTTCCAATTACTCCTGGCCTCCATTTTCCACGCAATCGCTCACCGACATCGACTGCCAAACGGCCTGTTCCGGACACACAGCCGCCTATCCACTCTGCGTGCGCCTCTATTTAAACGATCGCCGTGTCTGGATCGGCCGCTTTACGGCGCAGCCCTCCAGCACCAGCCGTGGTGCCGGGTGTTTTCGGACCGTCTCGACGAATACCACCGCAACGACCCTCGCGGCGCTCTTCGACGGGACCGAATCATTTCCCATCAGTGGAGTTTGGGAACAACAAACAGACGCCGATCGCACGCTCGAACTCTTTTGGGCCACGACGACCGCCGACACCAACGCCGTGACGGTCACAGCTTCGCACGCCACAGTGACACAACAAACGCCGACCGCCTCCGCATCGCTCGGCACACACGCCGTGGAAACTACCACCCCCATTGTGTCGGTCGCGTCGCTGTCTAGTTATCTGAGCAACGATACCAATTTCAGCACTGACATCACCGCGCTGTGGCAACGCGCAAGCGATCGCATTCGCACCAGTCTCACCGTGGAAGACACGACACTGACGGATACGTGTCTCACCTTCGCCGGCCTCACGGCAGCGACAGGCTGCCTCGGGTCGAGTCTCCCACCGCTTCCCGGAACCGCCCTGACGAGCGACATCGGCATCACCGACGACTTGGCCGCCGACGTCATGAACGCTGCCGCCCCGACAGTCACGGCCACATCGCCCACTGCCGGTGCAACGGATGTGTCGATCGACACGGCCATTACGATCACGTTCGATACGCCCATCGATCCCGCCAGTGTCACGACCTCAACGATCAGCGTCAGCGGCGGCGTCACGGGGACACTCAGCAGCGACGGCGCCACCGTGACGTTCACGCCAACCGGCGCCTTCGCTTACGAGACCACGTATTCCGTCACCGCAAGTCATTTGCTGCAAAGCGCCGAGGGCGTCGCGATGAATGCCGATTACAATTGGTCGTTCACGACCACGACCGCGCCGGCCGGCGATCCGGCGGACTCGTCTCCCGCTGAAGAACCAGCGACCGCGACATTTGCGCTCGACACAACCTTCGGCACCAATGGCATCGCAACAGGAGACACCGGCTTGGGGATGGATGTCGCCGTGGCCGCAGAGCGACAATCAAGCGGTGCAGTCGTCGTATGCGGCGCGACCAATAATTCCACGCTGTCGCTGCTCACTCGCTTCACAGCGGATGGGACTTTTGACACGGACTTCACCATCACGGCCGACCTTGCGGTCGGCGCCATCAGCGAAGGCTGCTATGACCTGGTCCTCCAGAGCGATGATCGGATTCTACTGGCCATCTATAATCAAGACACCTTTGTCGTTCAACGCTACACCGCCGATGGCGCACTCGATCCGACGTGGAGCGATGACGGCACGGCCACCGTCCCGATCGGAACCAGTCTCGTGTACACAACAGCCATTGCGCTCACTCCCGATGGCAACGTCTTAGCGGCCGGTTCCGCCGCCGGCGGCGACTTCAGCTATAATCAGATCGTCCTCACACAGTTGAACAATACCGGCGCCGTCGACACTGCATTCGGAACGGATGGCGTCACGGTTACGGATGCCGGCGCTGTGGCTGGCACAATCAGCTTGGTCGTGCAGCCGGATGGGAAAATACTGGTCGGCGGTTGGGTCGACAATGTCACCCGCGACTTTCTCTTGCTCCGCTATACCGCGACTGGAGCGCTGGATACGACATTCGGCACTAACGGAAGAGTCGTGACCGACGTCGGATACGATAACCAATTAACTCGCCTCGTCGTCGCGACGGATGGAAAAATCTGGGCCGCCGGCAGTCGGTACGGCGCGCAGGCAACGAATCCCTTCGTGCTGGCACGCTATAATAGCGACGGATCACTCGACACGACGTTCAGTGACGACGGATACCTGACATATGGTGGATCCAATACGGCCGTGACCGGGATCGTCGCCCAACGCAGCAACGGCAGTTTCGTGGCCCCCGTCCTCGTGCGCGACGCCGTGACACAGGCCTACTCCTCCGGCATCATCGGATTTTCCAGCGATGGATCACTCAACACG encodes:
- a CDS encoding zinc dependent phospholipase C family protein, with translation MYTWWCFLFACLVWSAPAFAWGPGMHLELAQWCLGHIALAAPVVARLLRRYPHDFIYGAVSPDIFLSKKRAGYLFHCHQWGMGKLLLSEAGTDRLRAAVYGYLVHLAADVVAHGYYIPYKIVRSFKARLLGHTYWEMRFDLSVSRETWAVIPALVQGDFREFDRLLERVLRKTLFSFRTSKRIFATILVMHRLQQLRHGLQAYAHRSRWSLREERVRHFRRLVERTVLDFLRAPETAPCLAGDPTGMSREHEAVVQWRQLRRTWRKGEKSETEIEHFLQRCDRRLYEAVYEPVVEWPTL
- a CDS encoding ATP-binding protein yields the protein MLTREFTKPLQHRLLEPAPLLQVLLGPRQVGKTTAARYIYDHWSGPKLMISADEPSPPTPEWITTHWQQIARQGPGGLFIIDEVQKVPGWSERIKALFDPVRGTGQLKVLLLGSSSLFLQRGLRESLAGRFELIQAPHWSYRECRDAFGWDLDTYLRFGAYPSSAPYIQDEARWRAYILHSIIEPVIGRDLLGLAPVTQPALFRQAFELAVHYPAQVVSLQKLLGQLQDRGNVTTVKHYLALLEQAYLIRCLQKYSGSMIRSRSSSPKIVVLNPALTHAYQAQARLAHDPTWNGLMFESMIGAHLAQRVAGTLYYWRDGQDEVDYVVVTPQATLAIEIKSGHHKKTTRGLQTFARRYPDVLCQTWDYARCLEFLETDQWLRR
- a CDS encoding uracil-DNA glycosylase — its product is MSDTPTATDVWREVDRYLRYCEITECTLIPKPAPAAAPATTATPMVVGTPPPAETPARAPTEDPTARLAAIRAELGDCRRCRLCEGRTKLVFGVGNPFATLAFVGEGPGADEDRQGEPFVGRAGQLLNKIIEAMHLQRTDVWIGNVVKCRPPQNRAPLPDEAATCLPFLRAQLAAIRPQIIVCLGSIATRYVLGDEHLQISKVRGHFMPWNGMTVMPTYHPAFLLRNPAMKKPVWEDMQKVMEALHAQST
- a CDS encoding Ig-like domain-containing protein, whose protein sequence is MSRHTRRLSVGLGVWLATAAVFSLGCGAGLAPTGTGSTPVPIELPANFLFPGELGISVNDVRAGTALSMRPQKSLAGDTATAKALSLVETAQIRLDQILGFLMEIAVTTSDTTTSASGLLSDGTAWYIDFSNYSWPPFSTQSLTDIDCQTACSGHTAAYPLCVRLYLNDRRVWIGRFTAQPSSTSRGAGCFRTVSTNTTATTLAALFDGTESFPISGVWEQQTDADRTLELFWATTTADTNAVTVTASHATVTQQTPTASASLGTHAVETTTPIVSVASLSSYLSNDTNFSTDITALWQRASDRIRTSLTVEDTTLTDTCLTFAGLTAATGCLGSSLPPLPGTALTSDIGITDDLAADVMNAAAPTVTATSPTAGATDVSIDTAITITFDTPIDPASVTTSTISVSGGVTGTLSSDGATVTFTPTGAFAYETTYSVTASHLLQSAEGVAMNADYNWSFTTTTAPAGDPADSSPAEEPATATFALDTTFGTNGIATGDTGLGMDVAVAAERQSSGAVVVCGATNNSTLSLLTRFTADGTFDTDFTITADLAVGAISEGCYDLVLQSDDRILLAIYNQDTFVVQRYTADGALDPTWSDDGTATVPIGTSLVYTTAIALTPDGNVLAAGSAAGGDFSYNQIVLTQLNNTGAVDTAFGTDGVTVTDAGAVAGTISLVVQPDGKILVGGWVDNVTRDFLLLRYTATGALDTTFGTNGRVVTDVGYDNQLTRLVVATDGKIWAAGSRYGAQATNPFVLARYNSDGSLDTTFSDDGYLTYGGSNTAVTGIVAQRSNGSFVAPVLVRDAVTQAYSSGIIGFSSDGSLNTTEFGTTGMATTSFGTALAGATDILVLPDGNLVWSGYNITTGNLTLLRFSQ